Genomic DNA from Patescibacteria group bacterium:
TTAGCCGCGAGCAAAATAGAATAGTGTTATCTGAAAAAGAGCTGGAGAGCGCCAAACTTGAAAAAGAAGTTAGAGAAAAGCTAAAGACCATAAAAACGGGCGCAGTTCTTGAAGGTTTTGTTATAGCGATACTGGCTTTTGGCGTTTTAGTTGACTGCGACGGGGTTGACGGTCTTATTCATATCAGCGAAGTGTCGTGGGAAAAAATAGCTGACCTAAACGATATTTTTAAAATCGGTGGCAAGGTTAAAGTTAAGGTTATAAGTATTGACAAAAAAGAAGGAAAATTGGGTTTGAGCATAAAAGAGCTTTTGAAAAATCCTTGGGAAGGTATAGCAAAAAAATATCCTGTGGGCGCTAAAGTTTCTGGGCGTATTTCAAAGGTTATGCCTTTTGGCGCTTTTTTAGAAGTTGAGCCGGGAATAGAAGGGCTTATTCATATATCCGAAACGGCAGGACCCCTTAATGTTGGCGACAAAGTTTCCGCTTTGATTATTTCAATGGAACCCGAAAACCGCAAGCTCGCTTTGAGCGTACGAAAAATCACCGAAAGCAAAATATATAAGTGAGGAGGTTCTGTGCTAGAATAGAGAAGTAATGGACAATATGTTGGACAACCTCATTCTGAACAAAAAATCTATAGAGAGCCTCTACAAAAGTATTTGCGAATATCATGAAAAGTATTTGAAACAATTTGGAGTTAAACTACCAAAGCTTTACACAAATAAGCGGGAGTTTACGAAAGATGCTCTTGTTTTGGTTTATCTCGCTTATGACTACCCCAATACAAGAAAAGTGAGCAAACAGGAATTAACCAAGTTTGTTAGAAGTTATTATCCGAACACAAATGATGTGCAACAAGCTCGTCATCTAGGCGCGCAAGCGGGTTGGTGGATAGTTGCTGGTGGGCGGGATAATATTGTTTTGAAAATAAAAAGAGGGGAATATCAGCTCTACACATTAGAACAGCCTTATCCTAGTTTTAAGCGAGGGCATAGGCTTTCTGAAACAGACAATTGGGAGGATATAAAAGAGCAATATAACTTTCGGTGCGCTACTTGCGGTTCCCAAGAGAATAAACCTCATTTCCATTGGCCTGCGACTAAAACCATACTCCAAAAGGCGCATATGGATCCGAATAAACCCCTGTCCGTCAGAAATATAATTCCCCAATGTCAGAAATGTAATATGGGGGATAGAAATAGATGGGTTTACGACGACAAAGGTCGGGTTATAAAATTGGCGGACGCAAGTTTTGTCAGAAACTTTGATAAAGGTGTTAGAAAGAAAATTTACAGGATTCTATATGCCGAATTTGAGGGTAAAAAACCTCGAACTGTAAGAAACAGGGGGGTAAAATGTGAAAAATGACAAATTCATAAATAATATAATCTGCGCAGATGCGTTAGAGGTATTGTCCCAAATTGAAAGTGGTTCAATAGATATCGTTCTAACGGACCCCCCCTATTTCTTAGATAAGATGGATAATCGTTGGGATGATAAAAAAGTTTCAAAGCAGAGTAATTTCTATGCGGTTAATTCTCTGCCCGCCGGAATGAAATTTGATCGCGAGCAGGGGAGAAGATTTTACAGTTGGTACCTAAAAATATCAGGAGAGCTTTTTAGAGTGCTAAAGCCGGGAGGTTTTTTCTTTTCTTTCTCAAGCCCCAGGCTTTATCACAGAATGGTTTGCGCGATAGATGACGCAGGTTTTGAAATAAGGGATACTTTTATATGGCTTTATACTCAAAACCAAGCTAAGGCTATGGGAGTAGAGCATTTTATTAAAAAGATGTCTATTGATGAGGAAGCGAAAGAAAAGATCAAAGATAAGTTGAACGGATGGAAAACTCCGCAAATTAAGTCCTGCTTTGAGCCGATTGCTATGGCGCAGAAGCCCGCGGGTCAAACTTATTTGAACAATATGCTAGAACACGGGGTTGGACTATTCAACACAAATATAAGAATTGGGAATAATATGTATCCCGCGAATGTGTTTTCGGTGGACAAAATAAGTGAGGCGATAGACAAAGTTTTCCTTTTGTCCAAACCATCAAAGAATGAAAAAGGGCATTACAACGACCACAAGACAGTGAAGCCTTTAGCAGTGTGCGAGTATTTAATTAAGCTGTCCGCTTTTTCGGAAGATGCGATTGTGCTTGATCCTTTTGTTGGTAGCGGTACTACTGCGGTAGCTGCCAAGAGATTGGGAAAGCGATACATAGGTATTGATGTTAATGAAGAGTATGTAAAAATTGCCGAAAGAAGACTTGCGGAGTTGGATAAAAAAGTGGATTTATTTGATAGCGCAGAGAAAGCGGAGAAACAGGTACAGACCTCCTTTTTAATGCGATAAATGTAACTACTCACGATTATTGACACGGCGTCATTGCGAGGAACGCGCTGTAGGCGAGTGACGAAGCAATCGTATTTTATCAAAGGGGGAATCTTACTTAAAATAGTTTTTAGAGGCAAATAGCAACTGCTCCATAAAAATTTTCTTTATATAAACAATACTGTTTTGCTCGTAAAATAGTATTAGCGCCTTCTTAAATTCGTCCTCGTCCACATTTCTATAAGACAACGGATATAAATCGTAAGCCAGCAAAACCGCATTTGCGAGCATTCGCGCAGTTCTTTTATTTCCATCCGCAAACGGTTGTATATAGGGGAGCATAAAACTTATTATTAAGGCCTTTTCTAAAACCAAAGAAGCGCTATTAACCGCGTTAATAAATTTTTCCATCGCCTCTCTAGTCTGATACTCATTATCAAAAGGTTCATATACTGTTCCTGTTATACCCACAGCTTGTTTTCGGATACCGGAAGAAATACTTAGTTTGTCCACTAAAATATTATGCAATTGGATTATTAGAGACATATTAATACTCTTAAAATCCCTCCTATTTTTTAGAGTCTGATTAAAAGCATCTTTGTGGTTTAATATCATCTGTGTTTCTTCTTTAGTTTTTCCACGCGCTTCCCGGTTATCTTTTATCAAAGTTTCCGTTTCTAAAAGAGAATAAGTGTTTCCCTCTATCTTTGAAGATTTCCAAGAAAGCTCAATGGTAAACCTTTCCAACTCTCTTTTTAAAATATCGGGGGAAAGTTTTTTAGTTTCCGCTTTAAAGCTTTTGATTTCGCTTTGTATATGGGCAAGTTCCTTTTCATAAAAAAGGATTTCTAAATTATCAAAGACTTTAAAATTAAAGCTTTTCTTAGCCCCAACACGATTGTCGGGGTCCATTTCAAAATATCTATTAATGTCAAAAGGTCTTAGAAGAAGATTATCTATTAAAGGAATATACTTTGTGTTTTTTCCCTTTCCCACAATTTTTACTAATTCCAATTTCAAAAGAATATCCAAATCTCTTATTAAAGTTGGCTTGGAAACGATATAAGATGGCTTTAATTTTTCTTCCAGTTCCCCTCGGCTAATACCATCAGAGGGACTAATATAATTTAATATTAAACTTTGCCTTGGAGAAATATTCGTGTCGTTCATATATCACAATCGTATCATTATGAGACGAAGTGTCAACCTTTAATTTCAGTGAATCTGTTATACCACTTGCCCTAATTTCGGATTTAGGAATTAAAAAAGGAGTATCCTTATTCAAAAATGTTATACTTAAATTATGAAATCCTCCAATGTTTTTGTGTGTTCGGTGTGCGGAGAATCTTTTCCTAAATGGGCGGGTAACTGCGTTTCCTGCGGGTCGTGGAACACTTTAGCCGAAACCACTATATCCGTCCCTTCTAAATCTAAACGAGCAGGGTTATCCTTACCAAAAATTTCTGTTGCGCCTCTTTCCGCTATTAAAGTAGAATTAAAATCCCGCTTAAAAACAAAAATATCCGAATTTGACCGGGTTTTGGGCGGAGGTTTTGTTAGCGGGCAAGTGGTTCTTTTGGCAGGGGAGCCGGGTATCGGAAAAAGCACCCTTCTTTTGCAGGTAGCCAACGCCGTAGCCGCAGGTTCACAAAATTCGCGCGCCGTCCTGTACATTTCTGGAGAAGAGTCGGTGGAACAAATTGCCCTTCGCGCCAAAAGACTTAATATTTCCTCTTCCCTTATAAACCTTGCCAGCGAAACTAATGTGGATAGCTTAATAAACCTCTTAAACAATTTTTCCAAGAATGAAAAACCTTCTTTGGTAATTTTAGACTCAATTCAAACCCTATATACCAAAGACTTACTTGGTATGTCTGGTTCTATAGGACAAATGAAGGAATGTTCCTTTCGCGTTACCCAGCTTGCCAAAAAGTTGGGAATCCCCGTAGTTTTAGTAGGCCATGTAACTAAGGAGGGGGAAATAGCCGGCCCCAAAGTTCTTGAACACATTGTGGATACAGTTTTATATCTTGAGGGGGACAGAAATCATTTGTTTAGAATTTTAAAAAGTAACAAAAATAGGTTTGGGAGTGTGGACGAGGCGGGGGTGTTTGAGATGGACGATAAGGGAATGAAAGAGGTGTTAAACCCCTCGTCCTGCTTTATTAGCGAGAGACTCGCAAATGTATCCGGTTCGGCAATTACCATTTCTATGGAAGGTTCCCGTCCGTTTGCTATTGAGGTCCAGGCATTGGTTTCGCAAACCTCTTTTGGATATCCGCGAAGAACCGCGTCGGGAATGAACATAAATCGTGTTCAGATATTATGCGCGGTTTTAGAAAAAAGGTTATCTTTAAAACTTTCCAATTTTGATGTGTATGTTAATATTGTGGGGGGTTTACGGGTAACCGACCCTGCGTGCGATTTGGCGGTTTGTTTAGCAATTTATTCCGGGGTTTGCGACATTAAGCTTAGCGACAAATTGGCAGTGTTTGGAGAGGTGGGGCTTTCTGGGGAAGTGCGAAGGGTTCCGCATACTGAAAAAAGGGTAAGCGAAGCCAAAAGGTTGGGGTACAGTAATGTAATTAGTCCCCAAACCGTTAGGACGGTGGGGGAGGGCGTAAAAAAAGCTCAAAGCTCAAATGTCAAATGTTAAAACCACATCTCAAAACCTTAAATCTAAAGAAATTAAAACAGAGATTTAAGTTGTGACTTCGCGGAGCGAACTTACTTCGTAACTTTTGATATTTGAGTTTTGCGGTTTGAGATTGTTCTTTATGAACTTAAAACCATCTAAAAAATTAATGTCTTCGGTTATCAGGGTTGTGGTGTCTTTGGCTTTTTTCTTCTTTGCTTTTAACAGGGCGGGGGTAGGGCATTTTAACAACGCGCCTTTTTTAAGGTTTGAAAATTTGGCGGAAGTTTTAATAGGTTTTATGTTGGGGTCCGTTGTCTTTTTGTTTTCCCCTCGCATAGCAAAAGGAGTATCGCGCTGGTTTGAAAATCTTTTCTTTAAAGTTCTAAAGAGGGTAGTTTCCGATTTTCTAAAAGTTCAATCAGAGCGGATACGGGAATCGAAAATAAAAAAGGAAACCAGCCGAAGGGAAGCTACGGACGAGGACATTAAAAAGCGGGAAGGTTCTCCAGTTATTTTGGACACTTCGTCTATAATTGACGGCAGGATTTTGGAGGTTATAAAGTTGGGGTTTTTGGATTCTTTAGTAATTGTTTCCGATGGTGTGGTGCAGGAACTTCGTCATATTGCCGACAGCAAAGATTCGGTTCGTCGTCAGCGAGGTAGAAGAGGGCTTGATATTTTAAATGAGATAAAAAAAGCAAAAGGCAAAAACTTTAAAATTTTGGCGGGTAATTCTAATGAGGAGGTGGACAAGGGGCTTATTCGGTTGGCTAAAAAATATAGAGGCAGGTTGGCAACGGTGGATTTTAATTTAAACAAAGCGGCAAAAGTTTCAGGGGTAAAGGTTATGAATATCAACGACCTTGTTAATTGTTTAAAGACGGTTATTTTGCCGGGGGAAAAAATTACTGTAAAAGTTATCCAGCCGGGAAAAGACGCAAGTCAAGGCGTGGGGTATTTAGACGACGGGACGATGGTGGTGGTAGAGGAGGGCAGTGGTTTTATTGGCAAAGATGCGATGGAAGTTGTGGTTAAAAGAGTAATTCAAACCTCGGCGGGCAAAATGATATTCTGCGCCTAACCCCTATGAATTAACAGTGTTTTTAATATCTCCGCGGATGTTTTAATATAAATACTTTCATATTTCTGAATAATCAATGTTATCTCTTATTTTATCAGCGGGAATTTTCTTTTTGTTTTTATATTTTCCAGCAAGGGACAGAAAAGGGGACTCTTTTATGTCTTAGCTCTAATGGGATGTGGATTTGATATCTGCTTGTTATTAGTATTGTTCCGTCCATATTAGTCATAATGGTATGGCAATACTGACGCAATGTCAATAACTTTATTACCCTTTTTGCCTGTTGACACCCGCTATCTGTGGTGTAAGATTAATTACAAATATCCGTATATTTGTATATGAATAACGAACACATTGTAGGACAAAAAAAGAGGTTGTTATTTTATGAGCTGGAAAAGCATATTTCTCACAAGAATGCTCTTGTGGTTACTGGTATGCGTCAAGTGGGGAAGACTACGCTTTTGCGGCAAGTTTATGATTATTTGGAGGGCAAGCCCAAAGTTTGGTTTGATTTAGATAACCCTTTGGACCAAAAGCTTTTTGAGGATATTGACTACAAAAACATTTACGAAAATATCGTAAAAATGTCGGGTGCGGGGGTTGGGGGTAAAACCATTTATGTTTTTGTAGACGAGATTCAGAATTTTCCTCAAATAACCAAAATTATCAAGTACTTGCTTGATCATTTTGGAGTAAAGTTTCTTGTTACGGGTTCATCCAGTTTTTATCTAAAAAACTTGTTTCCCGAAAGTTTAGCTGGGAGAAAGTTCCTGTTTGTTCTAAAGCCGCTGGATTTTTGGGAGTATCTATATTTTAAAGGCAAAATTTCTTTAGATGCGGCTTTGTCCAAAAATAAGGATAAAACCTTTGCTAAAGGGAATTTGTTTGAATATAAAAAAGTGGAAGCGGATTATGAAGATTTTTTGTTGTATGGGGGTTTTCCTGAGGTTGTGGTTACGAAGGATGAGGAGACTAAAAGGCAGGTTTTGAAAAATATTTTTGCGTCCTTTTTTGAAAAGGATCTAAAAATTCTTTCCGATTACAAAGATACCAAAGAATTGCGCGATCTTATTCTCCTTTTGGTTCCTAGAGTTGGGTCATTGCTTGATGTTACAAGAATCGCAAGCGAGCTTGGGGTTGAACGGGTGAAAGTGTATAGTTATTTGGAATTTCTGCGGGGTATATTTTTTCTGTACCTTGCGCCTAGGTTTTCTAAAAGTGTGGACAGGTCAGTTGCTGGGGGGAGAAAAGTTTATTTTTGCGACAACGGTTTGCTAAACATTGTTGGCAAGGTTTCCGAGGGGCAAATTTTAGAAAATTCTATTTATAATCAGTTGAGCAAGTTTGGAGAAGTGTCTTATTACAATAAAAGGGGAGTTTCGGAAATAGATTTTATTTTGGATAAACAAACTGCTTTTGAGGTAAAATCTCTTGCGGTAAAAAAGGATGTAACAAGGCTAAAAAAGCTCGCTTTGGAAATTGGTATAGAGAATAGTTTTGTAATAAGCAAAAGGTTTACGGATATTGAAGGCATTCTTTTTTCCCAGCTAATCTAAAATGGAATAGGGGAGCTATCAAACCCCATTGACAGACACCCTGTAGTATGGTATAATATAATTATTGAATTTGATTCACTGGTTGATGAGCAATGGCGAATTTACCAGTGATCAATCCGCCTTTGGCGGATGTTTTAGGGGTCGAACCCTTTAGGGTTCGTACCCCAATGGATTTTGATATTTGAATTTGTGAACGGGGGAATGGGTTTAAACCCATTCCCGCATTCGCAACTGCGCGAACCGACGAAAAACGCGGGGGGGCTGGACTCCTCGGGAAAAACCTGACAGGGGATTTGTTGACAACTCCTGCCTTCTGCTTGCGTGACAGTCTTTCGAGATTGGTTCATCCAGGACGAGCCACAAGGTGGCTTCAGAAGGAAAGACCCAAGTTTTTGAATGTCCTAAAAAATAAAGGCTTCAAGAACAAAAGGTTAAAATCAACAAGTTTTGGTATTTTTCTCGGACAACGGTGTTAGCCAGGATCATCCTGCCACCGTTGTCCGTTCATTAGAGTTTGCAATACTTTGGAGGTTCTAATGATTGGCTTGAAAATCTTTAGAGGACGGTTTGTGTAAGTTTGTTCAGAGATTCAAGAAGATTTCCTGGCGTTATTGTGCTTAAACTGTGCGGTAAGGGGAAAATTGGTTTTGCTTTTTGTGGGGTTAATTTTATCTCAAAAACCGTGTATTTCTTTTTATAATCTTCTATTACAAGGTCTACCTCTTTGCCTCCGTATTCGCGATAAAAGTATAAATTCAGTTTTAGGCGATGGTTTTTTATAACTTTTGATACTTCGGAAATTACGAGGTTTTCAAAAACCCCGCCTTTATCGGGTCTAAGCTCGGTTTTTCTAAAATCTTTTATTAGCGCGTTTCGGATACCGCAATCCCAAAAATACAACTTGCGGTTTTCGGAAACGGCTTTCCTGACATTTGTTTTAAAAGAGGGGAGGGCAATAAGAATGTAGTTTTTAATAAATATTTCTATGTAGTTTGCCACGGTTGCCGTATTTGCTTGTAGACTTGAAGCTATCTCTCTAAGCGATACTTCGCTTCCAGTTTGGAGAGCAATTTTTGTGAGGATGTCTTTAGCGAGTTTGGCGTTTTTCAATTCATAAATTTCAATAATGTCTTTGAGAATATAAGCATCCACAATCTTCTCGAGCTTATCGGCTATTTCCATTTCCGAAGCGGTTTTTCTCATAGTTACAACTTCGGGGTAAGAGCCGAAAACCTGAAAGTCTTCGGCAAGTTGTTTTGCTTGTTCCTCAATTCTGTACAGAGGAAGAGTTTCGTGTTTTAAGGTTTCTTCAAGTGATAAAGGAAGGCAAAAAATTTCGTTGTACCTGTCGGCAAGGCTGTCAAAGTTTTTTGACTTCTGCCTTAATTCGCTACTTCCTGTGGCTATAACCTTTATTTTAAATTCGTCGTGAAGAGCTTTTAGGGCAACAGTAGATTCCGGGAAATATTGCACTTCGTCAATTAGTATCACTGGATGGGAAGCGGCTAACTTAGCCAAAATTTCCCGCCGAGGGACAAAGGGTTCCTGGTCAGAGAGAAGATTAAAGTTGAAGATTGGTACGGAAATATCAGCGCTAACTTTCTCAAGCAATGTGGTTTTTCCAGATCTTCTAGGACCCCAAATAAATAATATCTTGCTGTTGTTTTTATTTTCTAGATATTGGGTTATAAAAGTTTCTGCGGTTCTTTTAATCATTATATGTGTAAATTGTACATCGCCACTATACAAATTGTCAATAATTTGTTTGGATAAGAATAAAAAACCCCGACTTTTCAATCGGGGTTTCTTTTTTATTGCCGCAGGGAGGGCAAGCATTATCTTCCACAACCGCAGCAATTTATCTTGAAAAGAACAAAAAGTTCTTATCATATTTACAATACATTTTTTCCTGCGAGTGTCAATAATTTTAAATGTATCCCATAGGTTTGACAAAGGGGAAAAAGTTTGCTATACTCTTTGCCGAGAGACAAAAATCATTGTTGGTAAATTTTCCCCTGCCAGGGTTTAGTATCTAGTATTTAAGGATTATCCTTGTAACCTCTCATAATTTATAAGCTGTAACAAGGATAAACCTTAGTTAAGAATTAAGAAATTGGCGGCATAGGATGCCGCAGATACAAGGTAAATTACGGGAAGAAAGAGAAAGTTGGGCGGGTTCACACCCGAATGAAATTTAGATGGAAAGGGACTACCCCGAAGTAGTGAGATTTAGGACACAAAATCCAAGTAGTTATCCTTGTTTATCGTACTAAGCGCGGCATTTTTGTAGGTTTCCAAAAACAACTTCGGATTTTTTGCCTTTGTTCTTGAATACTTAAATTCATACCCAAATAGTTTTCCTTCCCTTTCTTCTACCCAATCAATCTCTTGTTGCTCCCAAGTTCTCCAAAAATAATTATTAGAGAAAAGATTTTTATAATGCTGGTATTTGAGTCTCTCTACTACAAGAAAGTTTTCCCAGAGTTTTCCCACATCGTCTCTTAATTCTAAATCGTTAAAATTAGAAATAATCGCGTTTCGCACACCGTTATCATAAAAGTAATACTTGCTCTTTTTCGTTACCTCGCTTCGTAAATTTCCCGAATATCCGCGAATATTTAAGAGAATAAAAGATTTTTCAAAAAGGTCCAAATATCTTGCAACTGTTTTATAATCA
This window encodes:
- a CDS encoding S1 RNA-binding domain-containing protein; translated protein: MAKTTTKKLNKARSMTDLLDEKFMPKSFSAGDVMEGVIVNVSNSEILVDVGAKSEGIISGSELSGEFGSYKNLKKGDSVLVTVIKPEDYRGYLVLSLRKAEKEKGWRDLQKLFETGDPFEVTVIEYNKGGILVEAKGLRGFVPISHLSKAHFAEFNKATAEVGLRDINKKLIDVLGETLKVKIIEVSREQNRIVLSEKELESAKLEKEVREKLKTIKTGAVLEGFVIAILAFGVLVDCDGVDGLIHISEVSWEKIADLNDIFKIGGKVKVKVISIDKKEGKLGLSIKELLKNPWEGIAKKYPVGAKVSGRISKVMPFGAFLEVEPGIEGLIHISETAGPLNVGDKVSALIISMEPENRKLALSVRKITESKIYK
- a CDS encoding site-specific DNA-methyltransferase, whose product is MKNDKFINNIICADALEVLSQIESGSIDIVLTDPPYFLDKMDNRWDDKKVSKQSNFYAVNSLPAGMKFDREQGRRFYSWYLKISGELFRVLKPGGFFFSFSSPRLYHRMVCAIDDAGFEIRDTFIWLYTQNQAKAMGVEHFIKKMSIDEEAKEKIKDKLNGWKTPQIKSCFEPIAMAQKPAGQTYLNNMLEHGVGLFNTNIRIGNNMYPANVFSVDKISEAIDKVFLLSKPSKNEKGHYNDHKTVKPLAVCEYLIKLSAFSEDAIVLDPFVGSGTTAVAAKRLGKRYIGIDVNEEYVKIAERRLAELDKKVDLFDSAEKAEKQVQTSFLMR
- a CDS encoding Fic family protein, which encodes MNDTNISPRQSLILNYISPSDGISRGELEEKLKPSYIVSKPTLIRDLDILLKLELVKIVGKGKNTKYIPLIDNLLLRPFDINRYFEMDPDNRVGAKKSFNFKVFDNLEILFYEKELAHIQSEIKSFKAETKKLSPDILKRELERFTIELSWKSSKIEGNTYSLLETETLIKDNREARGKTKEETQMILNHKDAFNQTLKNRRDFKSINMSLIIQLHNILVDKLSISSGIRKQAVGITGTVYEPFDNEYQTREAMEKFINAVNSASLVLEKALIISFMLPYIQPFADGNKRTARMLANAVLLAYDLYPLSYRNVDEDEFKKALILFYEQNSIVYIKKIFMEQLLFASKNYFK
- the radA gene encoding DNA repair protein RadA is translated as MMKSSNVFVCSVCGESFPKWAGNCVSCGSWNTLAETTISVPSKSKRAGLSLPKISVAPLSAIKVELKSRLKTKISEFDRVLGGGFVSGQVVLLAGEPGIGKSTLLLQVANAVAAGSQNSRAVLYISGEESVEQIALRAKRLNISSSLINLASETNVDSLINLLNNFSKNEKPSLVILDSIQTLYTKDLLGMSGSIGQMKECSFRVTQLAKKLGIPVVLVGHVTKEGEIAGPKVLEHIVDTVLYLEGDRNHLFRILKSNKNRFGSVDEAGVFEMDDKGMKEVLNPSSCFISERLANVSGSAITISMEGSRPFAIEVQALVSQTSFGYPRRTASGMNINRVQILCAVLEKRLSLKLSNFDVYVNIVGGLRVTDPACDLAVCLAIYSGVCDIKLSDKLAVFGEVGLSGEVRRVPHTEKRVSEAKRLGYSNVISPQTVRTVGEGVKKAQSSNVKC
- a CDS encoding PIN domain nuclease, translating into MNLKPSKKLMSSVIRVVVSLAFFFFAFNRAGVGHFNNAPFLRFENLAEVLIGFMLGSVVFLFSPRIAKGVSRWFENLFFKVLKRVVSDFLKVQSERIRESKIKKETSRREATDEDIKKREGSPVILDTSSIIDGRILEVIKLGFLDSLVIVSDGVVQELRHIADSKDSVRRQRGRRGLDILNEIKKAKGKNFKILAGNSNEEVDKGLIRLAKKYRGRLATVDFNLNKAAKVSGVKVMNINDLVNCLKTVILPGEKITVKVIQPGKDASQGVGYLDDGTMVVVEEGSGFIGKDAMEVVVKRVIQTSAGKMIFCA
- a CDS encoding ATP-binding protein: MNNEHIVGQKKRLLFYELEKHISHKNALVVTGMRQVGKTTLLRQVYDYLEGKPKVWFDLDNPLDQKLFEDIDYKNIYENIVKMSGAGVGGKTIYVFVDEIQNFPQITKIIKYLLDHFGVKFLVTGSSSFYLKNLFPESLAGRKFLFVLKPLDFWEYLYFKGKISLDAALSKNKDKTFAKGNLFEYKKVEADYEDFLLYGGFPEVVVTKDEETKRQVLKNIFASFFEKDLKILSDYKDTKELRDLILLLVPRVGSLLDVTRIASELGVERVKVYSYLEFLRGIFFLYLAPRFSKSVDRSVAGGRKVYFCDNGLLNIVGKVSEGQILENSIYNQLSKFGEVSYYNKRGVSEIDFILDKQTAFEVKSLAVKKDVTRLKKLALEIGIENSFVISKRFTDIEGILFSQLI
- a CDS encoding ATP-binding protein, which encodes MIKRTAETFITQYLENKNNSKILFIWGPRRSGKTTLLEKVSADISVPIFNFNLLSDQEPFVPRREILAKLAASHPVILIDEVQYFPESTVALKALHDEFKIKVIATGSSELRQKSKNFDSLADRYNEIFCLPLSLEETLKHETLPLYRIEEQAKQLAEDFQVFGSYPEVVTMRKTASEMEIADKLEKIVDAYILKDIIEIYELKNAKLAKDILTKIALQTGSEVSLREIASSLQANTATVANYIEIFIKNYILIALPSFKTNVRKAVSENRKLYFWDCGIRNALIKDFRKTELRPDKGGVFENLVISEVSKVIKNHRLKLNLYFYREYGGKEVDLVIEDYKKKYTVFEIKLTPQKAKPIFPLPHSLSTITPGNLLESLNKLTQTVL